From the Brassica napus cultivar Da-Ae chromosome A8, Da-Ae, whole genome shotgun sequence genome, one window contains:
- the LOC106418893 gene encoding NAC domain-containing protein 71-like — protein MARSYLPPGFRFHPTDEELVGYYLHRRNEGLEIELEIIPLMDLYKFDPWELPEKSFLPNRDMEWFFFCHRDRKYQNGSRINRATKSGYWKATGKDRKIVCQSSSSSSTSSIIGCRKTLVFYLGRAPFGGRTEWAMHEYRRFDNDTSQGSLNFKGDFALCRVVKRNHEVTLKKCETSSLEVPVPDEPLTNNVDIPCEARYIGKGSCDASNTLRASPDFILGSSTKGHSQSQTEDDSGFQQFSLPEIGYPPEFFADLNFDWGMENPFPFVQYQEAHVNNEVINYDVLR, from the exons ATGGCGAGATCATATTTACCACCAGGTTTCAGATTTCACCCAACAGATGAAGAACTAGTGGGGTATTACCTGCACAGGAGAAACGAAGGCCTTGAAATTGAGCTCGAAATAATTCCATTAATGGATTTATACAAGTTTGATCCTTGGGAACTTCCTG AGAAATCCTTTTTGCCAAATCGAGATATGGAATGGTTTTTCTTCTGTCACCGAGACAGAAAATACCAGAACGGTTCTCGAATAAACAGAGCAACTAAATCTGGTTACTGGAAAGCCACTGGAAAAGATAGAAAAATCGTTTGTCAGTCTTCGTCTTCCTCGTCGACTTCATCAATCATTGGGTGTCGAAAAACCCTAGTTTTTTATCTGGGTCGAGCCCCTTTTGGTGGTAGAACCGAGTGGGCAATGCATGAGTATCGTCGCTTTGATAACGATACTTCACAAGGATCACTGAATTTCAAG GGAGACTTCGCGCTATGTCGCGTGGTAAAGAGGAATCATGAGGTTACACTTAAGAAATGTGAAACCAGTTCACTGGAGGTTCCAGTTCCAGATGAGCCACTGACCAACAATGTCGATATTCCTTGTGAAGCAAGATACATAGGAAAGGGTTCGTGTGACGCAAGTAATACACTCCGGGCTTCTCCTGACTTCATCCTTGGATCATCGACTAAG ggGCATTCACAATCGCAAACAGAAGACGATTCTGGTTTCCAACAGTTTTCACTACCCGAAATCGGATACCCACCAGAGTTCTTTGCAGATTTGAATTTCGACTGGGGAATGGAGAATCCTTTTCCGTTCGTACAGTATCAAGAAGCTCATGTGAACAATGAAGTCATTAACTATGATGTTCttcggtaa